The Providencia sp. PROV188 genome includes a region encoding these proteins:
- a CDS encoding OmpA family protein, which translates to MKKITSVVILLCIAALTGCVRNEGLHGYNNETWKNKNILKESKEVESNKALVSFYRIDNQVEGKTINIFVNKQYLTSLEPNATKQIKLCSGNNNFTAYKTDVSERYNTKLNEIDNKPLEPGKSYAFLVTETNGTVSLKPMTEKEVNEFKGKVSTQVHTLPRVDVAQSCQ; encoded by the coding sequence ATGAAAAAGATCACTAGCGTTGTAATACTATTATGTATTGCAGCATTGACGGGTTGTGTGCGTAATGAAGGATTGCACGGGTATAATAACGAAACATGGAAGAATAAGAATATTCTTAAAGAAAGCAAGGAAGTTGAAAGTAATAAAGCATTAGTCTCTTTCTATAGAATAGATAATCAAGTTGAAGGGAAAACAATTAATATATTTGTGAATAAACAGTACCTCACTTCATTAGAGCCTAATGCGACTAAACAAATTAAATTATGCTCTGGAAACAACAATTTCACTGCATATAAGACAGATGTTAGCGAGCGCTATAATACCAAATTAAACGAAATCGATAATAAGCCACTAGAGCCAGGCAAATCCTATGCATTCTTGGTTACTGAAACCAATGGAACAGTATCATTAAAACCAATGACAGAAAAAGAAGTTAATGAATTTAAAGGGAAAGTTAGCACCCAGGTTCATACTTTACCTCGTGTGGATGTAGCTCAAAGCTGCCAATAA
- a CDS encoding Ig-like domain-containing protein — MSIKKISIKVNNSKETIEQYSVTGGENGAGQLKQPLHINAQKDVNYLLIDESTQFAPENIAVKRVDKNLVIAFEGGDVESPDLIIENYFAENGAIGYQEGDANLIIGQYENGQYFPYVPESAVKADAISQLADGQAAGQAIGGDALPPLWAFNPWWLAALVPLIGIPAVAISGGGGGGGHSKVVDHAPIAGDDSAHAKHNTPVTIHVTANDSDVDGDLNPNSIRIVKEGSKGTVTIGKDGKIIYTPNKGEYGVDTITYVVKDRAGHESNVATITVKIDAAPEAKDDSAATKESKPVTIDMENNYSDKDGDVDHSSLAIKTNGGKGFAKFVNGKLVYQPNKGEVGTDTITYTVTDKNGNVSEDATITINIDAPPVANDDSAKANKATPVELDVLDNDTDLDGDIDPTTLVVVGEPTKGTVKVVDGKLVYTANPDAMGQDTITYLVKDKNGNVSNKATVTIDITEPPVANEDKADTRHNTPVEIDVTANDTDLDGDLDKNSVVITQPGTKGTVTIGEDGKLIYTPNPGATGTDTITYTVKDKNGNVSNEATVTINIDAPPVAGNDVADTRHNTPVEIDITANDTDLNGDLDKNSVVITQPGSKGTVTIGEDGKLIFTPNPGETGTDTITYTVKDKNGNVSNEATVTINIDAPPVAVDDTAATKESVPVTIDVLVNDTDLDKDIDPSTLVIKTNGSKGTATIVDGKLVYTPHAGEVGTDTITYQVFDKNGNVSNEATVTINIDAPPVAVDDTAATKESVPVTIDVLANDTDLDKDIDPSTLVIKTNGSKGTATIVDGKLVYTPHTGEVGTDTITYQVFDKNGNVSNEATVTVDIDAAPVAVDDSAKANKATPVEIDVLGNDTDLDNDIDPNTLAVVEQPSQGTVSIVNGKLVYTPNADAKGTDTITYTVKDANGNVSNKATVTIVINEPPVAGDDHGQTKQGVPTIIDVLINDKDPDGELDKSTLHIEKNGSKGTATFDADGKLIYTPKPGATGQDTITYTVKDKDGSISNTATVTIDITPTQTTPTEVFEKGLRTDGTAGDKSPVTVHGVIELSNPTDKPTTPSDIKIIEPTTKLTSGGEPISWESTDNGFVGKTPNGKEVISVKVTDTPTADGSTKVNYEVNLKGLVDHPAGKDSLNIDFGVKNGTDEVKTEIVVHDDKPEASNVELSVEPPVENTFYANLIISLDLSSSMGRDDSGIQGGNTASGMKTRYDAALDSIDSVLSSYEERLNSADAGEVRVSINGFAKQASAIGGAPGYPMDQPYWCTISEAKQIIEGLRGAQTLRPDWHVIGVDTNYDAALQQVISIFQKTSSSGMEPIDAKDINGKLDNTLFVITDGIPNYGNQSNSQDPVAGNGIAPTSPNGFVPGSPNTDIGEDSWKAFLTEKGIRSVAIGIGQDMLNSVGGKTGEEFIQPIAFDGQKGQNNDANDVIVLKDMSSLGNILSKYVPNENTIESSFSKANDGKETLSFGADGMKSISIEVDGHTYKYDPTTKEITSDNLDKSMWVDFGQGELAVKTDAGGLLSISLGEKNFGHLTYRPGATRPTGMEKETFTLTLTDNDGTNGKSSISVGISKLKESGNTGLNDTDLTALKLFSPESAMELHGVDTDVNATSSHSTGFMNSSLDALQETQSAII; from the coding sequence ATGTCTATTAAAAAAATATCAATTAAAGTTAATAATAGCAAAGAGACGATTGAGCAATATTCTGTTACTGGTGGGGAAAACGGTGCAGGACAATTAAAACAACCACTGCATATTAATGCACAAAAAGATGTAAATTATTTATTAATTGATGAAAGTACACAATTCGCACCAGAAAACATTGCGGTTAAGCGTGTTGATAAAAATCTTGTCATCGCATTTGAAGGCGGCGATGTAGAAAGTCCTGATTTAATTATCGAAAATTACTTTGCTGAGAATGGCGCCATTGGTTATCAAGAAGGCGATGCAAACCTCATTATTGGTCAATATGAAAATGGCCAATACTTCCCATACGTTCCGGAAAGTGCAGTAAAAGCAGATGCAATCAGCCAGTTAGCTGACGGTCAAGCGGCTGGACAAGCTATTGGTGGCGATGCATTACCTCCATTGTGGGCATTTAACCCATGGTGGTTAGCTGCACTGGTTCCTCTTATTGGTATTCCTGCTGTGGCAATCAGTGGCGGCGGTGGTGGTGGCGGTCACTCTAAAGTTGTCGACCATGCACCTATCGCGGGTGATGACTCTGCACATGCAAAACATAATACTCCTGTTACTATCCATGTTACTGCGAATGACAGTGATGTTGATGGCGACTTAAATCCAAACTCTATTCGTATTGTTAAAGAAGGTTCTAAAGGAACCGTGACAATCGGTAAAGATGGAAAGATTATCTATACACCAAATAAAGGTGAATATGGCGTTGATACCATCACTTATGTGGTGAAAGATCGTGCAGGTCATGAGTCGAATGTTGCTACCATCACTGTAAAAATTGACGCGGCTCCAGAAGCGAAAGACGATTCTGCAGCAACCAAAGAATCTAAACCTGTCACCATCGATATGGAAAATAACTACTCCGATAAAGACGGGGATGTTGACCATAGCTCTTTAGCGATTAAAACCAATGGTGGCAAAGGTTTCGCGAAGTTTGTTAATGGTAAGTTAGTGTACCAGCCGAATAAAGGCGAAGTGGGTACTGACACCATCACTTATACCGTGACAGATAAAAACGGTAACGTCTCTGAAGATGCGACGATCACCATCAACATCGATGCGCCACCAGTAGCGAACGACGACTCAGCTAAAGCCAACAAGGCAACGCCAGTTGAATTAGATGTTTTGGATAATGATACCGATCTCGACGGTGATATTGACCCAACAACATTAGTTGTTGTGGGTGAACCAACCAAAGGCACCGTCAAAGTGGTTGATGGTAAGCTGGTGTACACCGCGAACCCAGATGCCATGGGTCAAGATACGATTACGTATCTGGTCAAAGATAAAAATGGCAACGTGTCTAATAAAGCGACTGTGACCATTGATATCACTGAGCCGCCAGTTGCCAATGAAGATAAAGCCGATACTCGCCACAATACCCCAGTTGAAATTGATGTCACAGCGAACGATACTGACCTCGACGGTGATTTAGATAAAAACAGCGTAGTGATCACTCAGCCGGGCACCAAAGGCACCGTGACCATCGGCGAAGATGGCAAGCTGATCTATACCCCAAATCCAGGGGCAACGGGCACAGACACCATCACTTATACCGTGAAAGATAAGAACGGTAACGTCTCCAACGAAGCAACGGTGACTATTAACATTGATGCGCCACCAGTGGCAGGCAATGATGTTGCCGATACGCGCCACAATACGCCCGTTGAAATCGATATCACCGCGAACGATACCGATCTTAATGGTGATCTGGACAAAAACAGCGTAGTGATCACCCAGCCGGGCAGTAAAGGCACGGTCACCATCGGTGAAGATGGCAAGCTGATCTTCACCCCAAATCCAGGGGAAACGGGTACCGACACCATCACTTATACCGTGAAAGATAAGAACGGTAACGTGTCGAATGAAGCGACGGTAACTATCAATATCGATGCACCGCCAGTAGCAGTTGATGATACAGCGGCCACCAAAGAATCGGTGCCGGTGACCATTGACGTGTTGGTCAATGACACCGATTTAGACAAAGATATCGACCCAAGCACGTTGGTGATCAAGACCAATGGCAGCAAAGGGACGGCAACTATTGTTGACGGCAAGTTGGTTTATACCCCACATGCGGGTGAAGTGGGCACGGATACCATCACGTACCAAGTGTTTGATAAAAACGGCAACGTGTCGAATGAAGCGACGGTAACTATCAATATCGATGCACCACCAGTAGCAGTTGATGATACAGCGGCGACCAAAGAATCGGTGCCGGTGACCATTGACGTGTTAGCCAACGACACCGATTTAGACAAAGACATCGACCCAAGCACGCTGGTGATCAAGACCAATGGCAGCAAAGGGACGGCAACTATTGTTGACGGCAAGTTGGTTTATACCCCACATACGGGTGAAGTGGGCACGGATACCATCACGTACCAAGTGTTCGATAAGAACGGTAATGTCTCCAATGAAGCGACGGTGACAGTCGATATCGACGCGGCGCCAGTGGCAGTTGATGACTCAGCAAAAGCCAACAAAGCGACACCTGTTGAGATTGATGTACTCGGTAATGATACTGACTTAGATAATGATATCGATCCAAATACGTTAGCAGTTGTTGAGCAGCCATCACAAGGCACTGTGAGTATTGTGAACGGCAAGCTGGTGTACACACCGAATGCGGATGCGAAGGGTACGGACACCATCACTTACACAGTGAAGGATGCTAACGGTAATGTTTCCAATAAAGCGACCGTGACCATTGTAATCAATGAACCCCCCGTTGCTGGTGATGACCATGGTCAAACTAAGCAAGGTGTTCCGACAATTATTGATGTGTTGATTAATGACAAAGATCCTGATGGAGAGTTGGATAAATCAACCCTGCATATTGAAAAGAATGGCAGCAAAGGTACCGCGACGTTTGATGCAGATGGCAAACTGATTTATACACCAAAACCAGGTGCTACAGGCCAAGATACCATCACTTATACCGTGAAAGATAAGGATGGCAGCATCTCAAATACAGCGACTGTCACTATTGATATTACACCAACGCAAACGACACCGACGGAAGTCTTCGAGAAAGGCTTAAGAACGGATGGAACTGCGGGTGATAAATCGCCTGTGACTGTGCATGGCGTTATTGAGTTATCTAATCCAACAGATAAACCAACAACTCCAAGCGATATTAAGATCATTGAGCCGACAACCAAGCTGACTTCAGGTGGAGAACCTATTTCATGGGAATCTACTGACAATGGTTTTGTGGGTAAAACACCAAATGGAAAAGAAGTGATTTCCGTTAAAGTGACAGATACCCCAACCGCAGATGGCAGCACAAAGGTTAATTATGAAGTTAATCTCAAAGGCCTTGTTGATCATCCAGCAGGCAAAGACTCTCTGAATATTGATTTTGGTGTGAAAAATGGCACCGATGAAGTGAAAACTGAAATCGTGGTTCATGATGATAAGCCTGAAGCCTCGAATGTTGAATTATCAGTAGAACCACCAGTTGAAAATACCTTTTATGCTAACTTGATTATCTCGTTAGATTTGTCCAGTAGCATGGGTAGAGATGATAGTGGTATTCAAGGCGGTAACACTGCATCAGGAATGAAAACGCGATATGACGCTGCATTAGATTCAATTGATAGCGTGTTAAGTAGTTATGAAGAGCGTCTAAACAGCGCTGATGCAGGAGAAGTGCGCGTTAGCATTAATGGTTTTGCTAAGCAAGCATCGGCAATTGGTGGGGCGCCGGGTTACCCAATGGATCAACCATACTGGTGTACCATCTCTGAGGCAAAACAAATTATTGAAGGTTTACGTGGCGCTCAAACGCTACGCCCAGACTGGCATGTTATCGGTGTAGATACTAACTATGATGCAGCATTGCAGCAGGTGATCAGTATTTTCCAAAAAACATCCAGTAGTGGCATGGAACCGATTGATGCAAAAGATATTAATGGAAAACTAGATAACACATTGTTTGTGATTACTGATGGTATTCCGAACTATGGTAACCAAAGCAATAGTCAGGATCCTGTTGCTGGAAATGGTATAGCACCAACATCACCAAATGGTTTTGTCCCAGGAAGCCCAAATACTGATATTGGTGAAGATAGCTGGAAGGCTTTCTTAACAGAAAAAGGTATTCGCTCTGTGGCTATTGGTATTGGTCAAGATATGCTCAATAGCGTGGGTGGTAAAACAGGTGAAGAGTTTATTCAGCCTATCGCTTTTGATGGTCAAAAAGGCCAAAACAACGATGCTAACGACGTTATCGTTCTGAAAGATATGAGCTCTTTAGGTAACATCCTGAGCAAATATGTCCCTAATGAAAACACCATCGAAAGTAGCTTCTCAAAAGCGAATGATGGCAAGGAAACCCTGAGCTTCGGCGCGGATGGCATGAAATCTATCAGCATTGAAGTGGATGGCCACACTTACAAATACGATCCAACAACCAAGGAAATTACGTCGGATAACCTTGATAAGAGCATGTGGGTTGATTTTGGTCAGGGTGAATTAGCCGTTAAAACCGATGCGGGCGGTTTACTCTCTATCTCTTTAGGTGAGAAAAACTTTGGTCACTTAACCTATCGTCCGGGGGCAACACGTCCGACGGGAATGGAGAAAGAGACCTTTACGCTGACGTTAACCGATAACGACGGTACCAACGGTAAGTCATCAATTTCAGTGGGTATCAGTAAGTTAAAAGAGTCAGGTAACACAGGCTTGAATGATACTGATTTAACAGCCCTGAAACTGTTCTCACCAGAAAGTGCAATGGAGTTACATGGAGTAGACACCGATGTCAATGCAACATCAAGTCACTCTACTGGTTTCATGAACTCATCATTAGATGCGTTACAAGAAACTCAGAGCGCCATTATTTAA
- a CDS encoding TolC family protein has protein sequence MKSLINSILALFFVKMLFLSAVADVVELKNLLKDSLDNAPEVQEAYANYQAAQSNVSAAEAGHYPVVSLMGTQPLAQQHKYESNAMESGFHLGTKATMNIYAWGGIEAGVDREQSKQSYYENQYILSQEDISVRISQLYLQVLRHKETLDVIDENLVRHHQIEKQLTSIVQHDSGRMSELTQVKARTLKVEMSRAETERNLNLALSQLSILTQRQLTVDQFVDPFRATTSGAILAKFQEDNLENNPSYKAQVADAQSLDAEVKVASAMRKPALNLEVNATPDNSEVFLRVSWNIFDQASYYSQAQKEYALSAANERIKKTFREIKEMSQSAAINMAQSEKQGNIAKAYIAEQKVVISNYEKQFTINRRTLIDLLDAYNELASIQTSAVILQNDFRDATLNYLSVQAKMSAWMNQELASR, from the coding sequence ATGAAATCTCTAATTAATAGCATCTTAGCGTTATTCTTCGTGAAGATGCTTTTTCTTTCTGCTGTGGCAGATGTGGTTGAATTAAAAAACTTATTAAAAGATTCACTCGATAATGCCCCAGAAGTCCAAGAGGCTTATGCCAATTATCAAGCGGCACAAAGCAACGTTAGTGCAGCGGAAGCTGGGCATTACCCGGTCGTCAGTTTAATGGGAACTCAGCCTCTTGCGCAGCAACACAAATACGAAAGTAACGCGATGGAATCGGGGTTTCACCTTGGTACCAAAGCGACCATGAACATTTATGCTTGGGGTGGAATTGAAGCGGGTGTAGACCGCGAACAGTCCAAGCAAAGTTACTATGAAAACCAATATATTCTTTCTCAAGAAGATATTAGCGTGCGCATCAGTCAGCTTTATTTGCAGGTTTTACGCCACAAGGAAACCCTTGATGTGATTGATGAAAACCTCGTTCGTCATCACCAAATTGAAAAGCAACTGACCTCGATTGTTCAGCATGACTCTGGTCGAATGAGCGAATTAACGCAAGTGAAAGCGCGTACCTTAAAAGTGGAAATGAGCCGCGCTGAAACAGAAAGAAACCTGAATTTAGCCCTGAGCCAATTATCGATTTTGACTCAGCGCCAGCTAACTGTTGACCAATTTGTTGACCCATTCAGAGCCACGACTAGCGGTGCGATTTTAGCCAAATTTCAAGAAGATAATCTAGAAAATAACCCAAGTTATAAAGCCCAAGTGGCCGATGCTCAAAGCCTTGATGCCGAAGTTAAAGTCGCCAGCGCCATGAGAAAGCCAGCCCTGAATTTGGAAGTTAATGCGACGCCAGATAATAGCGAAGTTTTCTTACGTGTTTCTTGGAATATTTTTGACCAAGCGAGCTATTACAGCCAAGCACAGAAAGAGTATGCCCTGTCCGCAGCCAATGAGCGTATTAAAAAAACATTCCGTGAAATTAAAGAGATGAGCCAATCTGCGGCGATCAATATGGCGCAAAGTGAAAAACAAGGAAATATAGCCAAAGCCTATATCGCAGAGCAAAAAGTGGTGATCAGCAACTATGAAAAGCAATTTACGATCAACCGCCGCACTTTGATTGATTTGCTTGATGCGTATAACGAGCTAGCAAGTATTCAAACCAGCGCTGTTATCTTACAAAACGACTTCCGTGACGCGACACTCAATTACCTCAGTGTGCAGGCAAAAATGTCTGCATGGATGAACCAAGAATTGGCTTCTAGATAA